In Rubrivirga marina, the following are encoded in one genomic region:
- the thiE gene encoding thiamine phosphate synthase, whose product MPTPPLGRLHVLTDTALQTRFSHAAVAGAAIEGGADTIQFRQKSGGPRDLLSGLLPTVERCHSAGVPCLVDDHLDLALAAGATGVHLGQTDLPVRYARAVADRLGEPFLVGATATTAQGAAAAEAEGADYVGFGPVFPTASKANPASVKGLDGLRAACEAVSIPVVAIAGITPERVGPCLDAGAWGVAVLSAVTCADDPAEAAATFRAEIDRWLSDRT is encoded by the coding sequence ATGCCGACGCCGCCGCTCGGGCGCCTCCACGTCCTCACCGATACCGCCCTCCAGACGCGCTTCTCGCACGCGGCGGTCGCGGGCGCGGCCATCGAGGGCGGCGCCGACACGATCCAGTTCCGGCAGAAATCGGGCGGGCCCCGGGACCTCCTCTCGGGACTTCTCCCAACGGTCGAGCGGTGCCACAGCGCCGGCGTCCCGTGCCTCGTCGACGATCACCTCGACCTCGCGCTGGCGGCCGGCGCCACGGGCGTCCACCTCGGCCAGACCGACCTCCCGGTCCGCTACGCCCGGGCCGTCGCCGACCGCCTCGGGGAGCCGTTCCTCGTCGGCGCGACGGCCACGACCGCCCAGGGCGCCGCCGCCGCCGAGGCGGAGGGGGCCGACTACGTCGGGTTCGGCCCGGTCTTCCCGACGGCCTCGAAGGCGAACCCGGCGTCGGTCAAGGGACTCGACGGGTTGCGCGCGGCCTGCGAGGCCGTCTCGATCCCCGTCGTCGCGATCGCCGGGATCACGCCGGAGCGCGTGGGGCCGTGTCTCGACGCCGGCGCGTGGGGCGTCGCCGTCCTCTCGGCCGTGACGTGCGCGGACGACCCCGCCGAAGCCGCGGCCACCTTCCGCGCCGAGATCGACCGCTGGCTGAGCGATCGGACCTGA
- a CDS encoding response regulator transcription factor → MADTPTRALVVDDETDVQFLFTQKFRREVRKGLLEFVFATSGEEALEKLRTGEAADVVVVLSDINMPGMSGLDLLAEITREFPDVEVYMVTAYDDNQLESTALQGGARGYLTKPIDFGTLKGEVFGIEAA, encoded by the coding sequence ATGGCCGACACGCCCACGCGAGCGCTCGTCGTCGACGACGAGACCGACGTCCAGTTTCTCTTCACCCAGAAGTTCCGCCGCGAGGTTCGGAAGGGGTTGCTGGAGTTCGTGTTCGCCACGAGCGGAGAGGAGGCGCTCGAGAAGCTCCGAACGGGCGAGGCGGCCGACGTCGTCGTCGTCCTGTCCGACATCAACATGCCGGGGATGAGCGGGCTCGACCTGCTGGCCGAGATCACGCGCGAGTTCCCCGACGTCGAGGTCTACATGGTCACGGCCTACGACGACAACCAGCTCGAGTCGACGGCGCTTCAGGGCGGCGCCCGTGGCTACCTCACCAAGCCCATCGACTTCGGCACGTTGAAGGGCGAGGTGTTCGGGATCGAGGCCGCGTAG